One region of Juglans microcarpa x Juglans regia isolate MS1-56 chromosome 7S, Jm3101_v1.0, whole genome shotgun sequence genomic DNA includes:
- the LOC121241148 gene encoding secoisolariciresinol dehydrogenase-like, whose translation MNSASSLLAPIANRLKGKVALITGGASGIGESSARLFAQHGAKVIIADVQDELGLSVCDDNSTDGAISYVHCDVTNESDVKNAVDIAVSKHGKLDIMFNNAGYSDPTMSDISALNQEEYKKVFGVNVLGSLLGAKHAAKVMIPEKKGTILFTSSSASVTHGPTSHLYTASKHAVVGLTKNLCVELGQYGIRVNCISPFGVATPMVLKRPGIDKKKLEEIVCEAANLKGVVLEAGDIAEAALFLASEESKYVSGLNLVVDGGYSTTNIAFTQSIQKFFST comes from the exons ATGAACAGCGCTTCCAGCTTGCTGGCACCCATTGCTAATAG ATTAAAAGGCAAGGTTGCGTTGATAACCGGAGGTGCGAGTGGAATTGGCGAGAGCAGTGCAAGGCTATTCGCTCAACATGGTGCTAAGGTCATCATTGCTGACGTCCAAGACGAGCTTGGTCTCTCTGTTTGCGACGATAACAGCACCGATGGTGCCATTTCCTATGTCCACTGCGATGTCACTAACGAGTCTGATGTCAAGAATGCTGTCGACATTGCAGTGTCTAAGCATGGAAAACTCGACATTATGTTCAACAACGCAGGCTATTCTGATCCAACAATGTCAGATATCTCTGCCCTCAATCAGGAGGAGTACAAGAAAGTCTTTGGCGTGAATGTCTTGGGGTCACTCTTGGGGGCAAAACATGCCGCCAAAGTAATGATCCCTGAGAAAAAGGGAACCATTTTGTTCACTTCAAGCTCTGCATCAGTGACACACGGGCCAACTTCACACCTATACACGGCGTCCAAGCATGCCGTAGTGGGACTAACCAAGAATTTGTGCGTTGAATTGGGACAGTACGGAATCAGAGTCAATTGCATATCACCGTTTGGTGTGGCCACCCCTATGGTGCTCAAAAGGCCAGGAATAGACAAGAAAAAACTAGAAGAAATTGTATGCGAAGCTGCAAATTTGAAAGGGGTGGTTTTGGAAGCTGGAGATATAGCAGAGGCAGCATTGTTCTTGGCGAGTGAGGAGTCCAAGTACGTGAGTGGGCTCAACCTAGTCGTGGATGGTGGGTATAGCACCACTAATATAGCTTTTACACAGAGCATACAAAAGTTCTTCAGTACCTAG